Proteins from a genomic interval of Cheilinus undulatus linkage group 15, ASM1832078v1, whole genome shotgun sequence:
- the LOC121522269 gene encoding cell division cycle protein 20 homolog, with protein sequence MAQFGFENDIHSILKLDMPITNAPMARWQRKASSSNSSALGGLSPGKSSNTSLSSSKTPSKTPGKNKKATPSKMGGDRFIPIRNSKQMDVASFLLTKENEPMDTSNSAGTAESQKAWSMSLNGFSMEDVKILHLGGKPLNAPEGYQNNLKVLYSQGTTPASVKKTRYISSTPDRILDAPELRNDFYLNLFDWSSRNLLAVALHNSVYLWDATQGDITLLMKLESDEDYICSLSWTKEGSYLAIGTSDCKVQLWDVDHQKRLRSMASHTARVGSLSWNEHVLSSGSRSGHIHHHDVRVAEHHICTLTGHSQEVCGLTWSPDGRYLASGGNDNQVCVWPRVQEGGNPNQPVRCWSEHQGAVKALAWCQWQPNILASGGGTSDRHIRIWNVNSGSCISSLDTQSQISSLIFAPNYKELVSAHGYAHNNVVIWKYPSLTKVAELNGHEDRVLSLTMSPDCSTIATVAGDETIRLWKSFEVDPVKKAKGKMMKPTSSVIHQSIR encoded by the exons ATGGCGCAGTTTGGATTTGAGAACGACATCCACAGCATCCTGAAGCTCGACATGCCCATAACTAACGCTCCCATGGCGAGGTGGCAGAGGAAGGCCAGCTCCTCTAACAGCTCCGCTCTGGGCGGCTTATCTCCGGGGAAATCGAGCAATACGTCCCTGAGCTCTTCCAAAACACCCAGTAAAACACCAG gtaaaaataaaaaagcaaccCCATCCAAAATGGGAGGCGACCGCTTCATCCCCATCAGAAACAGCAAACAGATGGATGTGGCCAGTTTTCTGCTCACAAAGGAGAACGAGCCAATGGACACCAGTAACTCAGCAGGAACAGCG gaaagCCAGAAGGCCTGGTCGATGTCGCTGAATGGATTCAGCATGGAGGATGTAAAAATCCTGCACCTTGGAGGGAAACCACTGAATGCTCCTGAGG GTTATCAGAACAACTTAAAAGTCCTCTACAGTCAAGGTACGACCCCCGCTTCTGTCAAAAAGACGAGATACATCTCTTCAACGCCCGACAGAATCCTAGATGCTCCAGAGCTCCGAAACGATTTCT ATCTGAATCTGTTTGACTGGAGCAGTAGAAATCTTCTGGCTGTGGCTCTCCATAACAGTGTGTATCTGTGGGACGCCACTCAGGGAGACATCACTCTGCTCATGAAGCTGGAGAGCGATGAAGACTACATCTGCTCGCTGTCCTGGACTAAAGAGGGGAGCTACCTTGCCATTGGAACCAGCGACTGCAAAGTTCAG CTGTGGGATGTCGACCATCAGAAGCGTTTACGCAGCATGGCAAGCCACACTGCTCGAGTAGGAAGTCTGAGCTGGAACGAACACGTTCTCTCCAG TGGCTCCAGATCCGGACACATCCACCACCACGACGTACGGGTGGCGGAGCATCATATCTGCACGCTCACCGGTCACTCTCAGGAGGTCTGCGGGCTGACGTGGTCACCTGATGGCCGATACCTTGCCAGCGGAGGAAACGACaaccaggtgtgtgtgtggccACGTGTGCAGGAGGGCGGGAACCCCAACCAACCGGTGCGCTGCTGGAGCGAGCATCAGGGAGCCGTCAAG gctttggcCTGGTGTCAGTGGCAACCAAATATCCTGGCATCAGGAGGCGGGACCAGCGACCGCCACATCAGGATCTGGAACGTGAACAGCGGCTCCTGCATCAGCTCACTGGACACCCAGTCGCAG atcTCATCTCTGATTTTTGCTCCAAACTACAAAGAACTCGTCTCTGCCCACGGCTACGCTCACAACAATGTTGTCATCTGGAAATACCCTTCTCTCACCAAGGTCGCAGAGCTCAACG GCCATGAGGACAGAGTCCTGAGTCTGACTATGAGCCCTGACTGCTCTACGATCGCAACGGTTGCTGGAGACGAGACGATCCGCCTGTGGAAGAGCTTTGAGGTGGATCCTGTGAAGAAGGCCAAAGGGAAGATGATGAAACCTACCAGCAGCgtcatccatcagtccatcagATAA